Below is a genomic region from Pyrococcus kukulkanii.
GCCAGGGAAGGCGCGGGCCTGGAGAGCCCGTGGGCGTTCGCCCACCGGGGTTCAAATCCCCGCCCCGGCGCCAGAATACACCTTTTTAAGAAAAAGAAAAAAGTTATGTAATGGGAACTTTAATTCCAAGCTTTTCTACGAGTTCTTTGTATCTGTTTCTTACGGTAACTTCGGTTACTCTTGCGACTTCGGCGACTTCTCTCTGGGTTCTCTTTTCTCCTTCGAGGAGTGAGGCTATATATAGGGCTGCAGCAACTAATCCGGCTGGGCTCTTTCCGCTCGTGAGACCTCTCCTGTAGGCCTCTTCAAGAATTTCTATAGCCCTCCTTCTAACCTTCTCGCTTAGCCCGAGCTCGTCTGCGAACTTGTTAACGTAATCCGTTGGCTTAACGAAGAGCTTCTTCGGAGTTAAATTCAGATTTCTTGCGATGAAACGGTAGCTCCTCCCAATTTCTTTCTTTTCAACTCTTGCTATGTCTGATATCTCATCTAAGGTTCTGGGGACCTTTAATAACCTACACGCCGCATATACACAGGCAGCTATAACGCTCTCAATTGACCTCCCCCTTATTAGCCCCTTCCTTACGGCTTCCCTATAGAGCCTCGCGGCTTCCTCCTCAACGTGTTTTGGTAACTTTAACTGGGCGGTAATCCTGTCAAGTTCACTCAATGCAAATGCAAGGTTTCTCTCCGCTGCGTCACTAACCCTAAGCCTTGACTGCCACTTCCTAAGCCTATACATCTTCTCTCTCATTAACCCAGTTAGGGACCTATCAATCCCTATATCAGTAGACAACCCCTTGTCGTGAAGAAGTATGCTTTCCGGTGCTCCAGTTCTTGACCTTCTTTCACGCTGAGAAGCATCGAAAGCTCTCCATTCTGGTCCCATGTCGATGATGTTTTCTTCAATTACGTAACCACACCTTGCACAGACGATTTCACCCCTTTCGGGGTCATAAATGAATTCAGTTGACCCACAAACGGGACAAACCCTTTGCTTACTCACTCCAACACCCCCGCCGGCGGTCCAAGAACCCTTTTCAATATAACTACGGATACCGAAAGGTATATAAACCTTTTGTGTTACTTATTAGGGTTTTAATTTTCCCCTCAAAAAGATATTTAAGTACCTCCGTTATGTAAATTTTTTGCACAACAATTATTAAATTTTTATCGAGTAGCTTAAGGCATGAGCGATAGACCAAAAACCCTCCCTCCAACGCTTAGGGACAAGTATAGGTACATAGCATTTCAAGTTATTTCCGAGCAACCTTTTACGAAGGGTGATATAAAGGAAATGATATGGAGTACTATCCTTCGTGTTCTTGGTGAGGTTGGTACCTCAATGGCCAAGCCATGGCTGATTAAGTTTGATGAGAAGTCTCAAACTGGAATTCTTAGATGTGATAGGAACTACGTTGAACATGTTAGGTTTTCTTTAGCCTTAATAGTAGAATTTAAAGGAAGAAAGGTTCTCGTTAGAACCCTTGGGGTTTCTGGTACAATAAGAAGGCTTAAGAGGAAGTTCCTGTCTGAATTTGGCTGGAGGTGAGAATATGGAGATACTTGAGGAGAAGCCCAAGGAGGGAATGGTTAAAATTAAAGTTGAGACTCTCGATGATCTCTGGCACCTATATCATATTATAAGTGAGGGAGACATTGTATATGCGAAAACATTGAGAAAACAGGCTCAGAGGAGTGACTCCTTGAGACCTGAAAGAGTCGAGGTTATTCCCGTATTCTTGGGGGTTAAAGCTGAAAAGATAAGCCTTCACAGGTTTGCAAATCAGCTAAGAATTACTGGGCCTATCATCTACACGAGCAGGGATGATGTGCCTTTGGGAAAGTACCACACAATAGCGGTCGAATCAGGGACGATTATAACGATCCAGAAGGAAAGGTGGAGACCCCACCATATAGAGAGGATAAAGGAAGCTGTCGAGGCTTCGAAGAGGGCCAAGGTTATGATAGTTGCAATTGAGGATGGTGAGGCCGAGATTGCTATAGTTAGGGAATACGGTCTTGACTTCATAGCATCGATTAGACATAACCTTGGGGGAAAGAGGTATAATGTCAAGCGGGAGGAAGAGGAGAAGAAGTTCTTTCATGACGTCGCTAAGACGATGCTCGAGCTTTTTGAAAGGGAGAAGATAGAGAGGGCCATAGTTGCAGGCCCTGGGTTCTACAAAGAGGACTTCGTCAAGTTCCTTAAGGAGAACTACCCTGAGCTTGCCAAAAAAGTTGTCACTGACGATACAAGCATGGGTGGTAGGACAGGAGTTTATGAGGTCATTAAGAGGGGGACCGTGGACAAGGTTTACATGGAAAACAGGGTCTCGAAGGAGATAAAGTTAGTTGAGAAGGTGATAGAGGAGATAGCTAAGAACGGTCTCGTTGCATATGGTCTTAAGGAAGTCGAAGAAGCGATAAACTATGGAGCCGTGGATACGTTGCTCGTGCTTGACGAGTTGTTAAAGGGCGAGAACAGGGAAAAGATCGAGGATCTAATGGAACTTGCGAGGAACCTAAGGGCGAATGTTGTAGTTGTCAGTTCTGAGCATGAAGGGGGCGATAAGCTTAAGGCCCTCGGGGGAATAGCTGCACTTCTGAGGTTTAAGATCAAGTGAGGTGTTGAAGATGTTGGACAGGATTAAGCTTGAGGTCGAGAATTCTCTTAGGGAAGTTATCAGAGAGATGGCACCTGACTGGGAAGGTAAAATAGAGTTTGCCGACACGCCGAATCCTGAGATGGGAGATTTTGGGACTGCCGTAGCGTTTCAGTTAGCAAGGATCCTAAGGAAACCCCCAATGATTATAGCTGAGGAGTTAGCAAAGAAACTTAAGGTAAAGTTGCCAGAAGGAATAAGGGATGTTAGGGCTGTAAACGGCTATGTTAACTTTTTCATAGACTATGCGGAGTTCGCAAGGTTACTGGTAAGTGAGATACTTAGCAAAGCGAGGGACTATGGGAGGAGAGAGGTTGGAAAGGGTAAGAAGGTGATAGTAGAGCATACTTCTGTAAACCCAACAAAGCCTCTCCATATGGGTCACGCAAGGAATGCGATCCTTGGAGATACGATGGCTAGAATCTTGAGGTTCCTGGGCTACGAGGTTGAAGTGCAGAACTACATAGATGATCTAGGTGTTCAGTTCGCTCAAGTTTACTGGGGCTACCTGAACTTAAAGGATAAATTCGAGGAAATATACGGCCAGCTTAGAGAGAAGAACTTTAAAGACGATCCAATAGATCATGCTTTAGGACTCTTGTACGTTGAGGTTAACAAGTTAATTGAGGAGAATCCCGAGGTTGACAAAGAGATAAGGAAGTTCATGAGGAAGCTCGAAGAGGGTGATCCAGAAGGTAGGAGGTTAGCTGAGGAAGTTGTAAGGGCTCAGATGGAAACTACCTACAGGTTGAAGATTACCTATGATCTGCTGGTCTGGGAAAGTGATATAGTTGCTAGGAGACTTTTTGAAATAGCCCTGAAGCTCCTAGAAAAGAACGAGAACTTCTACGTTCCCCAGGAGGGCAAGTATAAGGGAGCCTTTGTTATGGATCTCAGTAGACTG
It encodes:
- a CDS encoding transcription initiation factor IIB, which produces MSKQRVCPVCGSTEFIYDPERGEIVCARCGYVIEENIIDMGPEWRAFDASQRERRSRTGAPESILLHDKGLSTDIGIDRSLTGLMREKMYRLRKWQSRLRVSDAAERNLAFALSELDRITAQLKLPKHVEEEAARLYREAVRKGLIRGRSIESVIAACVYAACRLLKVPRTLDEISDIARVEKKEIGRSYRFIARNLNLTPKKLFVKPTDYVNKFADELGLSEKVRRRAIEILEEAYRRGLTSGKSPAGLVAAALYIASLLEGEKRTQREVAEVARVTEVTVRNRYKELVEKLGIKVPIT
- a CDS encoding ribonuclease P protein component 2, coding for MSDRPKTLPPTLRDKYRYIAFQVISEQPFTKGDIKEMIWSTILRVLGEVGTSMAKPWLIKFDEKSQTGILRCDRNYVEHVRFSLALIVEFKGRKVLVRTLGVSGTIRRLKRKFLSEFGWR
- a CDS encoding mRNA surveillance protein pelota → MEILEEKPKEGMVKIKVETLDDLWHLYHIISEGDIVYAKTLRKQAQRSDSLRPERVEVIPVFLGVKAEKISLHRFANQLRITGPIIYTSRDDVPLGKYHTIAVESGTIITIQKERWRPHHIERIKEAVEASKRAKVMIVAIEDGEAEIAIVREYGLDFIASIRHNLGGKRYNVKREEEEKKFFHDVAKTMLELFEREKIERAIVAGPGFYKEDFVKFLKENYPELAKKVVTDDTSMGGRTGVYEVIKRGTVDKVYMENRVSKEIKLVEKVIEEIAKNGLVAYGLKEVEEAINYGAVDTLLVLDELLKGENREKIEDLMELARNLRANVVVVSSEHEGGDKLKALGGIAALLRFKIK